From a region of the Mycobacterium intracellulare ATCC 13950 genome:
- a CDS encoding NDMA-dependent alcohol dehydrogenase, which produces MKTKGALIWDLNEPWVIDEIEIGDPRPGEVTVQLETAGLCHSDHHLLTGDFPIPCFPVLGGHEGAGIITEVGDGVEHLAVGDHVVMSFIPSCGKCTPCQTGLRNLCDLGMGLLSGQSVFDGSFRVTARGRDVIPMSLLGTFAPYAVVHQTSVVKIDPAIPFDVACLVGCGVTTGYGSAVRSAAVAPGEDVAVIGIGGVGVAALQGARIAGARRIFAVDPYEWKREQALKFGATAAFADVGNAAAGIAEATRGMMCRKVIVTVGHVEGKDVESWMGLTAKGGVCCLTGMASVMANDVTLNLAGLSLLQKSLQGSIFGGGNPQYDIPAILELYKLGQLNLDDMVTREYTLEHINDGYRDMLEGRNIRGIIRYTDADRA; this is translated from the coding sequence TTGAAAACCAAAGGCGCCCTGATCTGGGATCTCAACGAACCCTGGGTGATCGACGAGATCGAGATCGGCGATCCCCGCCCCGGCGAGGTGACGGTCCAGTTGGAGACGGCCGGGTTGTGCCACTCCGACCACCACCTGCTGACCGGTGACTTCCCCATCCCCTGCTTCCCGGTGCTCGGCGGGCACGAGGGCGCCGGGATCATCACCGAGGTCGGCGACGGCGTCGAGCACCTAGCCGTCGGCGACCACGTGGTCATGTCGTTCATCCCCTCCTGCGGCAAGTGCACGCCGTGCCAGACCGGGCTGCGCAACCTGTGCGACCTGGGCATGGGATTGCTGTCGGGTCAATCGGTGTTCGACGGATCGTTTCGGGTCACCGCGCGGGGCCGCGACGTCATCCCGATGTCACTGCTGGGGACGTTCGCGCCGTACGCGGTGGTGCACCAGACCTCGGTGGTCAAAATCGATCCCGCGATCCCGTTCGACGTGGCCTGCCTGGTGGGCTGCGGGGTGACCACCGGCTACGGCTCGGCGGTGCGCAGCGCGGCGGTCGCACCGGGTGAGGACGTCGCTGTCATCGGCATCGGCGGCGTCGGCGTCGCGGCGCTGCAGGGCGCCCGCATCGCCGGGGCCCGACGGATATTCGCCGTCGATCCCTACGAATGGAAGCGCGAGCAGGCGCTCAAGTTCGGCGCCACAGCGGCTTTCGCGGACGTGGGCAACGCCGCGGCCGGCATTGCCGAGGCGACGCGAGGCATGATGTGCCGCAAGGTAATCGTCACCGTGGGCCACGTGGAGGGCAAAGACGTCGAGTCGTGGATGGGGCTGACGGCCAAGGGCGGAGTATGTTGCCTCACCGGCATGGCCAGCGTGATGGCCAACGATGTCACCCTCAACCTCGCCGGGCTCTCGCTGCTGCAGAAGAGCTTGCAGGGCAGCATTTTTGGTGGCGGCAATCCCCAGTACGACATCCCGGCGATCCTCGAGTTGTACAAGCTAGGGCAGCTCAATCTCGACGACATGGTCACGCGCGAGTACACCCTCGAGCATATCAACGACGGCTATCGCGACATGCTCGAGGGGCGCAACATTCGCGGCATCATCCGCTACACCGACGCCGACCGCGCGTAG